From Halotia branconii CENA392, the proteins below share one genomic window:
- a CDS encoding LysR family transcriptional regulator: MELRHLRYFVTLAEELHFGRAAERLHIAQPPLSQQIRQLEAELGFELFHRTKRSVQLTEAGLVFLGEVQQIFKQLQQAIQVGQQTSRGELGQLVVGFVSSAAYNILPTVLRTFRSCVPGVRLELHELTTDQQLEWLSTGRIDVGFLRLPVEENTYSWETIFQESLMVALPEGHLLANQSDICLQQLAKEPFILFPRILAPGLYDLIISLCQQAGFSPAVTQEAIQMQTIISLVAAEMGVAIVPASLQNMQRIGVVYKNIQQVSPKVALAMIWRSSEKSPTVQRFLEIVRQASQQW, encoded by the coding sequence ATGGAACTACGACACTTGCGCTACTTTGTTACCCTGGCAGAAGAACTGCACTTCGGACGAGCAGCAGAACGATTGCACATTGCTCAACCTCCGCTAAGTCAACAAATCCGCCAATTAGAGGCAGAGTTAGGCTTTGAACTGTTTCACCGCACAAAACGTAGTGTGCAATTAACAGAAGCAGGACTAGTTTTTTTGGGTGAAGTTCAGCAAATCTTCAAGCAATTACAGCAAGCAATCCAAGTTGGGCAACAAACTAGCCGTGGTGAACTCGGACAGTTAGTGGTCGGCTTTGTTAGTTCTGCGGCGTATAATATTTTGCCAACAGTTTTGCGAACCTTTCGGTCTTGCGTCCCTGGTGTGAGGCTAGAGTTACATGAATTGACTACAGATCAACAATTAGAGTGGTTAAGCACAGGTCGCATAGATGTCGGATTTCTGCGTTTACCTGTGGAGGAAAATACATATAGCTGGGAAACCATTTTTCAAGAGTCGTTAATGGTAGCCCTACCTGAAGGACATTTGCTAGCGAATCAATCTGATATTTGTTTGCAGCAGCTTGCTAAGGAACCCTTCATTTTGTTTCCCAGAATATTAGCACCTGGACTTTATGACTTAATCATTAGTCTCTGCCAACAAGCAGGCTTTAGTCCTGCCGTAACTCAAGAAGCCATCCAGATGCAAACAATTATTAGTTTAGTGGCAGCTGAGATGGGTGTGGCGATCGTACCGGCATCCTTACAAAATATGCAGCGAATTGGCGTAGTTTATAAAAATATCCAACAAGTCAGTCCAAAAGTTGCGCTGGCGATGATTTGGCGTAGTAGTGAGAAATCTCCAACGGTGCAAAGGTTTTTAGAGATAGTCAGACAAGCTTCTCAACAGTGGTAA
- a CDS encoding methyltransferase domain-containing protein: MNNLLPLTNNWDTDLYENNHAFVWEYGQDLLKLLNPKPGESILDLGCGTGQLTAKIAQAGAKVTGIDHAPSMIEKARQNYPYLSFNVADARNFQVTQPVDAVFSNAVLHWIKEADEAIASIYQALKPGGRFVAEFGGKGNIKAIAKALESALQANNISAQTLNPWYFPSIGEYATLLEQQGFDVTYVALYARLTLLAKEEAGMANWIKMFADAFFVGLSAEQQTQIIHTVEEHLKPILFQQGNWTADYRRICIVAIKP; this comes from the coding sequence ATGAATAATCTTTTACCACTCACAAATAATTGGGATACAGACCTTTATGAGAATAACCACGCTTTTGTTTGGGAATATGGCCAAGACTTACTAAAATTACTCAACCCCAAACCTGGAGAATCCATTTTGGATCTCGGCTGTGGAACTGGACAACTGACAGCAAAAATTGCCCAAGCGGGAGCTAAAGTCACTGGAATTGATCACGCACCCTCGATGATTGAAAAAGCAAGACAAAACTATCCCTATCTGTCTTTCAATGTGGCTGATGCGAGGAATTTTCAAGTAACTCAGCCAGTGGATGCTGTATTTTCTAACGCTGTTCTGCATTGGATTAAAGAAGCAGACGAGGCGATCGCTTCTATATATCAGGCGTTAAAACCTGGGGGGCGTTTTGTTGCCGAATTTGGGGGTAAAGGAAATATTAAAGCGATCGCTAAAGCTTTAGAAAGTGCTTTACAGGCAAACAATATTTCTGCACAAACATTGAATCCTTGGTATTTTCCTAGTATTGGTGAGTACGCTACTCTACTAGAACAGCAAGGTTTTGATGTTACTTATGTCGCCTTGTATGCTCGTCTTACTCTTTTAGCAAAGGAAGAAGCAGGTATGGCGAACTGGATTAAGATGTTTGCCGATGCTTTCTTTGTAGGACTGTCTGCTGAACAACAAACACAAATAATTCACACAGTAGAGGAGCATCTTAAGCCAATACTTTTTCAACAGGGTAATTGGACAGCGGACTATCGGAGAATTTGTATTGTGGCGATCAAACCTTAG
- a CDS encoding Uma2 family endonuclease — MFALVSPDKTQLPPGAVVRLIASWQEYQYLCDQRGDGSIPRIKYRNGEVWLMSPLPVHGRDANLLADVVKLLLDHEGREYDAFTPITMSLPQESGIEPDYCFYIDNWQAVSGKKRIDWQQDPPPDLVIEIDVTSYSHVQDYLPYRVPEVWLFKNQQLFIHQLQGDDYQLQTNSCYFPNFDLLSAIDRCVQIAYERNTSAAIRDLKGRLNNLIVP, encoded by the coding sequence ATGTTTGCACTCGTTTCTCCAGACAAGACTCAATTACCCCCTGGTGCTGTAGTGCGCTTAATCGCTAGTTGGCAAGAATATCAGTATTTATGTGATCAACGGGGAGATGGGTCAATTCCGCGGATAAAATATCGCAATGGAGAAGTATGGCTGATGTCGCCATTACCAGTACACGGTCGAGATGCTAACTTGCTGGCTGACGTTGTTAAACTACTGTTAGATCATGAGGGACGAGAATATGATGCGTTTACGCCCATCACCATGAGCTTACCCCAAGAAAGCGGCATTGAGCCAGATTATTGCTTTTATATTGATAACTGGCAAGCAGTGTCTGGGAAAAAACGCATCGACTGGCAACAAGATCCGCCACCCGATTTAGTAATTGAAATTGATGTTACCAGTTATTCTCATGTGCAGGATTATCTTCCCTATCGTGTTCCTGAAGTTTGGTTATTCAAAAATCAACAGTTATTCATTCACCAGTTACAAGGTGATGATTACCAACTGCAAACCAACAGCTGCTATTTTCCCAACTTTGATTTGCTAAGTGCCATTGATCGTTGTGTACAAATTGCGTATGAACGCAACACTAGCGCTGCCATCCGCGATCTCAAAGGGCGCTTAAATAATCTTATAGTTCCCTAG
- a CDS encoding B12-binding domain-containing radical SAM protein, which translates to MTSSVFDSERLLFTPNTPDNNAIPLIFAFPNEYSVGITSLGYQVVWATLAMRDDVQVSRLFTDTHEQLPRKPEIMGFSISWELDYVNILNLLESLEIPIRANLRDENHPLIFGGGPVLTANPEPFADFFDVILLGDGENLLGNFIEAYKEVRNASKETQLKALAQIPGIYVPSLYEVEYHAKDGAIKSINPIFSEIPAIVQKQTYRGNTLSASTVVTEKAAWENIYMVEVVRSCPEMCRFCLASYLTLPFRTASLEGSLIPAIERGLQVTNRLGLLGASVTQHPEFEALLDYISQPKYDDVRLSIASVRTNTVTVQLAKTLAQRDTRSLTIAVESGSEKIRQIINKKLHNDEIIQAAVNAKAGGLKSLKLYGMAGIPGEEPEDLEQTVAMMRSIKKAAPGLRLTFGCSTFVPKAHTPFQWLGVNRQAEKRLQFLQKQLKPQGIEFRPESYNWSIIQALLSRGDRRLSYLLELSRNFGDSLGSYKRAFKQLKGQIPDLDFYVYANWSTEQILPWSHLQGPLPQTTLLKHLAEATGLSTQK; encoded by the coding sequence GTGACATCATCTGTTTTTGACTCTGAACGCCTCTTATTTACCCCTAATACCCCCGATAACAACGCTATCCCGCTGATTTTTGCTTTTCCTAATGAATACAGTGTGGGTATCACCAGCCTTGGCTATCAGGTAGTGTGGGCAACTTTGGCAATGCGTGATGATGTGCAGGTGAGTCGCCTGTTTACCGATACTCACGAACAACTTCCCCGAAAGCCAGAAATTATGGGATTTTCTATTTCCTGGGAACTAGATTATGTCAATATTTTAAATCTGCTGGAATCTTTAGAAATTCCCATTCGCGCAAACTTACGTGATGAAAATCATCCTCTAATTTTTGGTGGTGGCCCTGTCCTTACTGCTAACCCAGAACCATTCGCAGATTTTTTTGATGTCATCTTATTAGGAGATGGCGAAAATTTATTGGGAAATTTCATTGAGGCTTATAAAGAAGTTAGAAATGCCTCTAAAGAAACTCAACTTAAAGCATTAGCACAAATACCAGGAATTTATGTTCCCAGTTTGTATGAGGTGGAATATCATGCAAAAGATGGTGCAATCAAATCAATTAATCCAATCTTCTCAGAAATTCCGGCAATAGTCCAAAAACAAACTTATCGAGGTAATACTTTATCGGCATCAACTGTTGTTACAGAAAAAGCGGCATGGGAAAATATTTACATGGTAGAGGTAGTGAGAAGCTGTCCAGAAATGTGCCGTTTTTGTCTAGCAAGTTATCTCACATTACCTTTTAGAACAGCGAGTTTAGAAGGTTCATTAATTCCAGCTATTGAAAGAGGTTTACAAGTTACCAATCGGCTAGGATTATTAGGGGCTTCTGTAACTCAACATCCAGAGTTTGAAGCTTTATTAGATTATATTAGTCAGCCCAAATACGATGATGTGCGGCTTAGCATTGCCTCAGTCAGAACCAATACAGTCACAGTACAATTAGCCAAAACTTTAGCACAACGAGACACGCGATCGCTTACTATTGCTGTAGAAAGTGGTTCCGAAAAAATCCGGCAAATCATCAATAAAAAGCTACATAACGATGAAATTATCCAGGCAGCGGTAAATGCCAAAGCTGGAGGATTAAAAAGTTTGAAACTCTACGGCATGGCAGGAATCCCCGGTGAAGAACCAGAAGATTTAGAGCAAACAGTGGCGATGATGCGTAGCATCAAAAAAGCTGCCCCAGGATTGCGTTTAACATTTGGATGTAGCACCTTTGTACCGAAAGCACATACACCATTTCAATGGTTGGGGGTGAATCGTCAAGCAGAAAAGCGGTTACAGTTTTTGCAAAAACAGTTAAAACCGCAAGGGATAGAATTTCGCCCCGAAAGCTATAATTGGTCAATTATACAGGCTTTATTGTCGAGGGGCGATCGCCGACTCTCTTATCTGCTTGAACTTAGCCGCAACTTTGGCGATTCTTTGGGTAGCTACAAACGTGCCTTCAAGCAACTCAAAGGACAAATCCCCGACTTAGATTTTTATGTTTATGCCAATTGGTCAACAGAGCAAATACTACCCTGGAGTCACTTGCAAGGGCCTCTACCACAGACTACACTACTAAAGCATTTGGCTGAAGCTACTGGTCTGTCAACCCAAAAATGA
- a CDS encoding SemiSWEET transporter — protein MDFITLLGLAAAILTTIAFLPQMFKTWQTKSAKDVSFMILITFMSGVFLWLIYGIYLQALPIILANSMTLFFNFIILWLKIKYR, from the coding sequence ATGGATTTTATCACGCTGTTGGGATTAGCTGCTGCTATACTAACTACGATCGCCTTTTTACCACAGATGTTTAAAACTTGGCAAACTAAATCAGCAAAAGACGTTTCTTTTATGATACTGATTACATTTATGAGTGGTGTTTTTTTATGGTTAATCTATGGAATTTATCTCCAAGCTTTGCCGATTATTCTTGCTAACAGTATGACATTATTTTTTAACTTTATAATTCTATGGCTTAAAATTAAATATAGATAA
- a CDS encoding type II toxin-antitoxin system PemK/MazF family toxin, translated as MIDQLKRGEVWLANLDPTKGSEQAGVRPVIIFQNDIVSQFSTTTIAIPLTASQRRASLPICMLIQQGDGGLSQNSVALCFQIRVLDKARLIRRLGQLGAETIAQLEEVVLVTLGYEV; from the coding sequence ATGATCGACCAGCTTAAACGAGGGGAAGTTTGGTTAGCAAACCTTGATCCTACTAAGGGTTCTGAGCAAGCAGGTGTTCGTCCTGTCATCATTTTTCAAAATGATATCGTCTCTCAGTTCTCAACAACAACTATTGCTATCCCCTTAACTGCAAGCCAGCGGCGCGCTTCATTACCAATTTGTATGTTGATCCAGCAGGGAGATGGTGGATTATCACAGAATTCAGTTGCATTGTGTTTTCAAATTCGAGTACTGGATAAAGCTCGGTTAATTCGGAGGTTAGGTCAACTGGGTGCTGAAACAATTGCTCAATTAGAAGAAGTAGTATTAGTGACGCTAGGATACGAGGTATAG
- a CDS encoding type II toxin-antitoxin system VapC family toxin: MSETVYIETSILGYLTARSTRNLILAANIEITKEWWESRRNAFTLYISKVVLDEVSRGDPEIAANRLEILNRVPLVDLNQAVRSLAAQFLSRSNLPPKASDDAVHIAAATVHGLDYLLTWNCKHIANAQIQRKLEEISFDFGYQLPVICTPYELLGD; the protein is encoded by the coding sequence ATGAGTGAAACTGTTTATATCGAAACCAGTATCCTGGGATACCTTACTGCCAGATCGACCAGAAATTTAATCTTGGCAGCAAATATAGAAATCACAAAAGAGTGGTGGGAGTCTCGTCGAAATGCCTTCACACTTTATATTTCAAAAGTTGTTTTGGATGAGGTGTCACGAGGAGACCCTGAGATTGCGGCTAATCGTCTAGAAATCCTCAATCGAGTCCCCTTAGTTGACCTCAATCAGGCTGTACGAAGTCTAGCCGCCCAGTTTCTTTCGCGCAGCAATCTTCCTCCCAAGGCTTCTGACGATGCAGTTCACATTGCAGCCGCTACCGTCCACGGCTTGGATTACCTGTTAACCTGGAATTGTAAGCATATTGCAAACGCTCAGATTCAAAGGAAACTTGAAGAGATTAGCTTTGATTTTGGATACCAGTTACCTGTAATTTGCACTCCCTACGAATTATTAGGAGATTGA
- the aroC gene encoding chorismate synthase: protein MGSTFGHLFSISTFGESHGGGVGVVIDGCPPRLEITAQEIQLELDRRRPGQSKITTPRKEADSCEILSGVFEGKTLGTPIAILVRNKDTRSQDYDEMEQKYRPSHADATYDAKYGIRNWQGGGRSSARETIGRVAAGAIAKKILRQVANVEIIGYVKRIKNLEGVVDPNTVTLEQVENNIVRCPDAECASRMIELIEQTGRQGDSIGGVVECVARNVPKGLGEPVFDKLEADIAKGVMSLPASKGFEIGSGFAGTLLTGIEHNDEFYIDENGEIRTVTNRSGGIQGGISNGENIILRVAFKPTATIRKEQKTVTNEGEETLLAAKGRHDPCVLPRAVPMVEAMVALVLCDHLLRHHGQCQTL, encoded by the coding sequence ATGGGTAGCACTTTTGGGCATCTATTTAGCATCAGCACTTTTGGCGAGTCCCACGGCGGCGGTGTGGGGGTTGTAATTGATGGTTGTCCTCCACGATTAGAAATTACTGCCCAAGAAATTCAATTAGAGTTAGACAGAAGACGGCCTGGACAAAGCAAAATTACTACCCCGCGCAAAGAAGCAGATTCCTGTGAAATTTTGTCTGGGGTGTTTGAAGGCAAAACTTTAGGCACACCCATAGCAATTTTAGTGCGGAACAAAGATACGCGTTCCCAAGATTACGACGAGATGGAGCAGAAGTATCGGCCTTCCCATGCAGATGCCACTTATGATGCTAAATATGGCATTCGCAATTGGCAAGGCGGCGGGAGGTCATCAGCGCGTGAGACAATAGGAAGAGTTGCAGCAGGTGCGATCGCTAAAAAAATTCTCCGTCAAGTTGCGAATGTGGAAATCATCGGTTACGTCAAGCGCATCAAAAACTTAGAAGGCGTAGTTGATCCGAATACAGTCACCTTAGAACAAGTAGAAAACAACATTGTTCGCTGTCCTGATGCTGAATGTGCGAGTCGCATGATTGAATTGATTGAGCAAACAGGTAGACAAGGTGATTCTATCGGTGGCGTAGTCGAATGTGTGGCGCGTAATGTCCCAAAAGGTTTGGGCGAACCAGTATTTGATAAATTAGAAGCTGATATCGCAAAAGGTGTGATGTCTCTCCCTGCAAGTAAAGGCTTTGAAATTGGTTCCGGTTTTGCCGGGACGCTATTAACTGGAATTGAACATAACGACGAATTTTATATAGATGAAAATGGGGAAATTCGCACCGTAACTAATCGTTCTGGTGGCATTCAAGGGGGAATTTCTAACGGGGAAAATATTATTTTACGAGTTGCATTTAAACCCACAGCCACAATTAGAAAAGAACAAAAAACAGTCACTAATGAGGGAGAAGAAACGTTATTAGCTGCCAAAGGTAGACATGATCCTTGTGTGTTACCTCGTGCAGTACCAATGGTTGAGGCGATGGTGGCTTTAGTATTATGTGACCATTTATTACGCCATCATGGGCAATGTCAGACATTATAG
- a CDS encoding alpha/beta fold hydrolase, giving the protein MLSKTRSHPYFLNTQPSNPNYPLFVFLPGMDETGKELMYIQTKSLDAAFDVRCFVIPPDDFTSWDEMTKEVAILTQIELEKAPRRHEATCRETLPVYLCAESFGSCLALKVLEKFPQLFDKIILINSASSFHRVPWLNFGSLLFPYTPQLFYKVSSVFSLPFLANLNRLSPAAGQALLKSTYSAPKETASQRLSLMREFEIDESKLSQITQPVLLIASKDDRLLPSETEAQHLNNIFPNSQMITLPHSGHACLVETDVNLYKILLSAKFIF; this is encoded by the coding sequence ATGTTATCTAAAACTCGTAGTCATCCTTATTTTCTAAATACTCAACCATCTAATCCTAACTATCCACTTTTTGTATTTCTACCAGGAATGGATGAGACTGGAAAGGAACTGATGTATATTCAAACAAAAAGTTTAGATGCTGCTTTTGATGTACGTTGTTTTGTAATTCCACCTGATGATTTCACAAGCTGGGACGAGATGACAAAAGAAGTGGCAATTTTAACTCAGATAGAACTAGAAAAAGCACCGCGTAGACACGAAGCGACTTGTCGTGAGACATTGCCTGTTTATCTCTGTGCAGAATCATTTGGTAGTTGTTTGGCGTTAAAAGTATTAGAAAAGTTTCCTCAACTCTTTGACAAAATTATTTTGATTAATTCTGCTTCTTCTTTTCATCGAGTACCTTGGTTAAATTTTGGTTCGCTTTTGTTTCCTTACACACCTCAATTGTTTTATAAAGTGTCTTCGGTTTTCTCTTTACCTTTTCTAGCTAATTTAAATCGACTTTCACCTGCTGCTGGTCAAGCACTTTTAAAATCAACTTATTCCGCACCAAAAGAAACTGCTAGTCAACGACTGTCTTTAATGAGAGAATTTGAAATTGACGAGAGTAAATTATCTCAAATTACTCAACCTGTTTTACTAATTGCTAGTAAAGATGACCGACTTTTACCTTCAGAAACAGAGGCACAACACTTAAATAATATTTTTCCTAATTCTCAGATGATAACTTTACCTCATAGCGGTCATGCTTGCTTAGTCGAAACCGATGTTAACCTTTATAAAATTTTGTTATCAGCTAAATTTATCTTTTAA
- a CDS encoding zinc-dependent alcohol dehydrogenase, whose amino-acid sequence MKAVVFHGIGDIRLDNVPEPKIQEPTDAIIRLTSSAICGTDLHMIRGTFTGMKPGTILGHEGVGIVEEIGSNVRNLKVGDRVVVPSTIACGYCSYCRTGYHAQCDNANPHGHNAGTAFFGGPEAAGPFDGLQAEYTRIPYANAGLVKLPKEVTDDQAILLSDIFPTAYFGADIAEITPGDTVAIFGCGPVGQFAIVSARLFGAGRIIAVDTIPSRLEMARDLGAEVIDYNAEDPIEVIRELTGGIGVDRVIEAVGVDANAPDSGPAAEKAQKEAQQFQQQLQQIAPKTNPQNGNWHPGNAPSQALEWAVQALAKAGTLSIIGVYPPTHNFFPIGTAMNKNLTINMGNCNHRKYIPTLVDLVRNGTVDPTKVLTQVEPLMSVLDAYKAFDKRQPGWVKVELTPGATLANV is encoded by the coding sequence ATGAAGGCAGTTGTTTTTCACGGAATTGGAGATATTCGATTAGACAATGTACCAGAACCTAAAATTCAAGAGCCAACAGATGCCATTATTCGATTAACTTCTAGTGCAATTTGTGGCACAGATTTACACATGATTCGGGGAACTTTCACAGGCATGAAACCCGGCACAATTCTAGGGCATGAAGGTGTTGGTATTGTTGAAGAAATTGGTTCTAATGTGCGGAATTTGAAAGTAGGCGATCGCGTCGTTGTTCCCTCGACAATTGCCTGTGGTTACTGTTCTTACTGCCGTACAGGATATCATGCTCAATGTGATAACGCCAATCCCCACGGACATAACGCCGGCACAGCTTTTTTTGGCGGCCCAGAAGCAGCAGGCCCTTTCGATGGATTGCAAGCCGAATATACTCGGATTCCTTATGCCAATGCAGGGTTAGTCAAATTACCCAAAGAAGTCACAGACGACCAAGCAATTCTTTTATCTGACATCTTCCCGACGGCTTATTTTGGTGCTGATATTGCAGAGATCACACCAGGAGATACAGTCGCTATTTTTGGTTGCGGCCCTGTAGGACAGTTTGCAATTGTCAGCGCCAGACTGTTCGGTGCGGGACGCATTATTGCAGTGGATACGATTCCCTCACGTTTGGAAATGGCGCGTGATTTGGGTGCAGAAGTCATCGATTATAATGCTGAAGATCCAATTGAAGTTATCCGCGAACTGACTGGAGGCATAGGTGTAGATAGAGTAATTGAAGCAGTTGGTGTAGATGCGAATGCTCCTGACAGTGGTCCAGCAGCCGAAAAAGCTCAAAAAGAAGCACAACAATTCCAGCAACAATTACAACAAATTGCTCCTAAAACGAATCCTCAAAACGGCAATTGGCATCCGGGAAATGCTCCTTCTCAAGCCTTAGAATGGGCAGTTCAAGCATTAGCTAAAGCTGGTACACTCTCGATTATTGGAGTTTATCCACCAACCCATAATTTCTTTCCCATCGGCACAGCGATGAACAAAAATCTGACAATTAATATGGGTAATTGTAATCACCGCAAGTATATTCCGACTTTGGTAGATTTAGTTCGTAATGGCACAGTAGACCCGACAAAAGTTTTAACCCAAGTCGAACCGCTAATGTCAGTCCTAGATGCGTACAAGGCATTTGATAAACGGCAACCAGGTTGGGTGAAGGTAGAATTAACACCAGGAGCAACTTTAGCTAACGTCTAG